The Triticum aestivum cultivar Chinese Spring chromosome 7B, IWGSC CS RefSeq v2.1, whole genome shotgun sequence genome window below encodes:
- the LOC123161267 gene encoding DNA damage-repair/toleration protein DRT100, translating to MASPAPSPATPLLAIAILAVFVSATTAGPACSESDRDALLSIRAALSEAHLGVFSTWKGADCCTNWYGVSCDPTSGRVADLTLRGEAEDAVMAPDGHPASGVMSGYISDHVCHLDALSSLILADWKQISGPIPSCVATSLPNLRILELPANRLTGEIPPSIGSLSRLIVLNLADNLFSGAIPSSIASLASIKHLDLANNQLTGSIPANIGNLATLSRALLSRNRLSGPIPPSIGSLTRLADLDLSENHLTGAIPDSLGSSGSGVLTSLHLGGNRISGRIPAKLLGAKGLSIVNLSRNAVEGPIPDAFTGRSYFIVLDLSRNRLTGGVPRSLASAAYVGHLDLSHNRLCGTIPAGPPFDHLAAESFASNSCLCGAPLGKCT from the coding sequence ATGGCATCTCCCGCTCCAAGCCCGGCCACGCCGCTCCTCGCCATCGCCATCCTCGCCGTGTTCGTCTCCGCCACCACAGCCGGCCCGGCGTGCTCGGAGTCCGACCGTGACGCGCTGCTGTCGATCCGCGCGGCGCTGTCAGAGGCGCACCTCGGCGTCTTCTCGACGTGGAAGGGCGCGGATTGCTGCACCAACTGGTACGGCGTGAGCTGCGACCCCACGAGCGGCCGCGTGGCCGACCTGACCCTCCGCGGCGAAGCCGAGGACGCCGTCATGGCCCCCGACGGCCACCCCGCCTCGGGCGTCATGTCCGGCTACATCTCCGACCACGTCTGCCACCTCGACGCCCTGTCCTCTCTCATCCTCGCCGACTGGAAGCAGATATCCGGGCCCATCCCGTCCTGCGTCGCCACCTCTCTTCCCAACCTCCGTATCCTCGAGCTCCCCGCCAACCGCCTCACGGGCGAGATCCCGCCGTCCATCGGCAGCCTCTCCCGCCTCATCGTGCTCAACCTCGCCGACAACCTCTTCTCCGGCGCCATTCCCAGCTCCATCGCCTCCCTCGCATCCAtcaagcacctcgacctcgccaacAACCAGCTCACCGGCAGTATCCCAGCCAACATCGGCAACCTCGCCACGCTGAGCCGTGCGCTGCTCAGCCGGAACCGGCTGTCGGGACCCATCCCTCCGTCCATCGGGTCCCTCACCCGGCTCGCCGACCTGGACCTCTCCGAGAACCACCTCACGGGCGCCATCCCGGACAGCCTCGGGTCGTCGGGCAGCGGCGTGCTCACGTCGCTGCACCTCGGCGGCAACCGCATCTCCGGGCGGATCCCGGCAAAGCTGCTGGGGGCGAAGGGGCTCTCGATCGTGAACCTGAGCCGGAACGCCGTGGAGGGCCCCATCCCGGACGCATTCACGGGCAGGTCCTACTTCATCGTGCTGGACCTGTCGCGGAACCGGCTGACCGGCGGCGTGCCGCGGTCCCTGGCGTCGGCGGCGTACGTGGGGCACCTCGACCTCAGCCACAACCGGCTGTGCGGCACCATCCCGGCGGGCCCGCCGTTCGACCACCTCGCCGCCGAGTCCTTCGCCAGCAACAGCTGCCTCTGCGGGGCCCCGCTCGGCAAGTGCACGTGA